The following are encoded together in the Pseudomonas xantholysinigenes genome:
- a CDS encoding thiamine pyrophosphate-binding protein: MSQASAVPQGGLKQWWLKWRFHLNILLILIPLGFMPKYFADASLFRGDSGLGANPIQGIQVGRWSLDLAELFDEPPRADGPAGHFKSFNAALCPTCTEGVKAIYLRIGKPRSLRAAGTIFFGPPARMGTLLPIPPRTQPDADIWITIEGWDGKMYQASVPLAKASPATAAWLAKQGGKK; the protein is encoded by the coding sequence ATGAGCCAGGCAAGTGCAGTGCCGCAGGGCGGCCTCAAGCAGTGGTGGCTGAAATGGCGCTTCCACCTGAATATCCTGCTGATCCTCATCCCCCTGGGTTTCATGCCCAAGTACTTCGCCGACGCCAGCCTGTTCCGTGGCGACAGCGGCCTGGGTGCCAACCCTATCCAGGGCATCCAGGTCGGGCGCTGGAGCCTGGACCTGGCCGAACTGTTCGACGAACCGCCCCGTGCCGATGGCCCGGCCGGCCACTTCAAGAGTTTCAACGCGGCGCTGTGCCCGACCTGCACCGAAGGCGTCAAGGCCATCTACCTGCGCATCGGCAAGCCACGCAGCCTGCGCGCGGCGGGCACGATCTTCTTCGGCCCGCCCGCGCGCATGGGCACCTTGCTGCCGATTCCCCCCCGCACCCAGCCCGATGCCGACATCTGGATCACCATCGAAGGCTGGGACGGCAAGATGTACCAGGCCTCGGTGCCGCTGGCCAAGGCGTCGCCGGCCACCGCAGCCTGGCTCGCCAAACAAGGAGGCAAGAAATGA
- a CDS encoding PepSY-associated TM helix domain-containing protein: MARQPKKKSTSKLWFLVHSWLALPIWFFVLIVCFTGMLAVVSQEIVWLANADVRASKPSDDAERLSFQQVLDAMHKAEPDLTVSSLSQPDGSHFALQAQVTYPDGTSPTLYVNPYTGAIQGKSPDFNFEAFTRALHGWWLVPFTNGYSWGWYLVSLLGLPMLASLVTGLVVYKKFWRGFFKPVRTGHGSRIFWGDVHRLAGVWSIWFIAVISITGTWFLIQAILGDNHVTISSEPIVPVIAREQVPQTADGSPAPRIDLDEAARIATATIPGLDVSFISLPATAYSHYSMGGRGWYPLMFQTAEVNPYTRAVDSQFLLGDRSALEFVTESMRPLHTGDFGGLAIKLIWFFFGLVLTLMVLSGLLIWTKRTAQATAAALKRAERPARVRQPISEKPVEAQP, from the coding sequence ATGGCCCGACAACCGAAAAAGAAATCCACGTCCAAGCTGTGGTTCCTGGTCCACAGCTGGCTTGCCCTGCCGATCTGGTTCTTCGTCCTGATCGTCTGCTTCACCGGCATGCTGGCCGTGGTCAGCCAGGAAATCGTCTGGCTGGCCAACGCCGATGTTCGTGCCAGCAAGCCCAGCGACGACGCCGAGCGCCTGAGCTTCCAGCAGGTGCTGGATGCCATGCACAAGGCCGAGCCGGACCTGACGGTGAGTTCACTCAGCCAGCCCGACGGTTCGCACTTCGCCCTGCAGGCCCAGGTCACCTACCCCGACGGCACCAGCCCGACGCTCTACGTCAACCCCTACACCGGCGCGATCCAGGGCAAGAGCCCGGACTTCAACTTCGAGGCCTTCACCCGCGCCCTGCACGGCTGGTGGCTGGTGCCCTTCACCAACGGCTACAGCTGGGGCTGGTACCTGGTGTCGCTGCTCGGGCTGCCGATGCTGGCCTCGCTGGTCACCGGCCTGGTGGTCTACAAAAAGTTCTGGCGCGGCTTCTTCAAGCCTGTGCGCACCGGCCATGGTTCGCGGATCTTCTGGGGTGACGTGCATCGCCTGGCGGGGGTCTGGTCGATCTGGTTCATCGCGGTGATCTCGATCACCGGCACCTGGTTCCTGATCCAGGCGATCCTTGGCGACAACCACGTGACCATTTCCAGCGAGCCGATCGTGCCGGTGATCGCCCGCGAGCAGGTGCCGCAGACCGCAGACGGCAGCCCGGCGCCGCGCATCGACCTGGACGAGGCGGCGCGGATCGCCACCGCGACGATCCCAGGCCTGGACGTGAGTTTCATCTCGTTGCCCGCCACCGCCTACAGCCACTACAGCATGGGCGGGCGCGGCTGGTATCCGCTGATGTTCCAGACCGCCGAGGTCAACCCCTACACCCGCGCGGTCGACAGCCAGTTCCTGCTCGGCGACCGCTCGGCCCTGGAGTTCGTCACCGAATCCATGCGCCCGCTGCACACCGGCGACTTCGGTGGCCTGGCGATCAAGCTGATCTGGTTCTTCTTCGGCCTGGTGCTGACCCTGATGGTGCTCAGCGGCCTGCTGATCTGGACCAAGCGCACCGCCCAGGCCACCGCCGCCGCCCTCAAGCGTGCCGAGCGTCCGGCGCGGGTACGCCAGCCGATCAGTGAAAAACCCGTGGAGGCCCAGCCATGA